In a single window of the Magnolia sinica isolate HGM2019 chromosome 7, MsV1, whole genome shotgun sequence genome:
- the LOC131250667 gene encoding uncharacterized protein LOC131250667, protein MAVSEVDKIGELESMGFPMACTTKALHYSGEAIDKNSLFISTLHFVLVKILPYKNGQGYDDEIRVIYIYIYIYIYITNLELVKTIEFVNSTILTCRFYEGVVQPYNPGKKKHVILYDNGDVEVFQLYKEQAEVISEGSDPNKVLINLNHRMFPHPKECYCTGNNKSYEDRSYDMILH, encoded by the exons ATGGCTGTTTCGGAAGTTGATAAGATTGGCGAACTCGAATCAATGGGATTTCCAATGGCTTGCACAACAAAGGCACTCCATTATTCTGGTGAGGCAATTGATAAGAATTCTCTTTTCATTTCTACTTTGCACTTTGTATTAGTAAAGATACTTCCATATAAGaatggacaaggctatgatgatgaaatTCGT gttatatatatatatatatatatatacatatatatcacTAATCTTGAACTAGTGAAGACGATTGAATTTGTAAACTCTACCATTCTTACCTGTAGGTTTTATGAAGGTGTTGTGCAACCTTATAACCCAGGAAAGAAGAAACATGTG ATACTATATGACAATGGAGATGTGGAAGTTTTTCAGTTATATAAGGAGCAAGCGGAGGTTATTAGTGAAGGTTCCGATCCTAACAAggtattgat TAACTTAAATCATCGAATGTTTCCCCATCCAAAGGAAT GCTATTGCACAGGTAATAACAAAAGCTATGAAGACAGATCTTATGACATGATTTTACACTGA